The genome window GCCACCCTTTAAGAAAACCTTTCTGGTCACCGACTGCGATTCTCTTTAGATAAGCTTTTCTATCCTTCTTGAAGGCTTCGAATAGTCTTTCTCCATTGGATTTATTAATGGCATACAGCGTCTTATTACCGATAATACCATCTGCTGTGATACCTAATACAAGTTGTAGATGTTTTACAGCTTTACTAACTCCGCTGTTATAAGCAAAGTCTACCAGCATATTGGCTACGCTCTGATCTTGGATTTGGTCCGCTTTGCAAGCGTTCCAATAGTTCTGCTTAAAAACTCGATGAAAGTCTTCCTCAGTAAGGCGTTTCACGTCTTCTTCGTTAAGAACACCATCACCATTCTTGTCGTACCCGACTCTTCTCCAGGTAGCAAGGGTAATGCCATATTTTGTTGGACCGCCCTTATCTTTCTTGTTATTTGTATATTTGTCCGTTTCCCAACTGAGGATAAACGGAACGAGTTTACTAGAATCAGCCATGTTTACTTCTCCTCCTCGCTATAATCATTTCTTTGAATAATGCAGCCAAATACAATAATGCTTACTATAATAGCTGCCACCATAATAATCGCTAACATCATATCTTTTCCTCCTTTTCCGTGTAATTTAGATAGTCTGACAAATATGGAATCTTCTCGATAAATTTGAAGCGCATGAGATAATAGAGGAAACTCACTACATACCAAGGAGGGGTACCCTTCTTGAATATCTGTTTCAAGTTCTTCAGAATATTGCATCCGTAGAACCACAATACTAGATACGAGATAAAAGAAACACATTGAACGGAACCTTCCATTTGTCCTTTGAATCGCCCGATTGCATATACTGCTGCACAAAGGACGAAGAACACGGTAGCGTGACCGATGCACACAACTGCTTTCTTTAACTCGAAGTTCTCTCCTTTTGCAATCATGCCACTAAGATAACCGAAAATAAAGTTGAGGGTGAAGACGATCATAAGCGAAGACAACTCGCCTTCAATCGGTTTAAGATAGGCGAGGAGTGCAAGAACTACGCCTACAACAATATCTTTAATTCTATCTGCCATACTATAACTATTTGATGATTAAACAATAATGCTGCAAATATACAACAAAATATTTAATCATCAAATAGATTTTACGAAAAAGTGCAAAACTTTATTCTAACATATAAAAAAAGAGAGGCAATCACTTACCTCTCTTACTCAACTTGTAAGGAACACTTACATGTTCAACTATTAGGATAGAAGTAGAAACAAAATTCCCCTATACTATTGGCGTAGTATAGGGGAAATATCACA of Segatella copri contains these proteins:
- a CDS encoding glycoside hydrolase family 108 protein is translated as MADSSKLVPFILSWETDKYTNNKKDKGGPTKYGITLATWRRVGYDKNGDGVLNEEDVKRLTEEDFHRVFKQNYWNACKADQIQDQSVANMLVDFAYNSGVSKAVKHLQLVLGITADGIIGNKTLYAINKSNGERLFEAFKKDRKAYLKRIAVGDQKGFLKGWLRRLSYITYGNLKLNK